Proteins from one Gossypium raimondii isolate GPD5lz chromosome 8, ASM2569854v1, whole genome shotgun sequence genomic window:
- the LOC105792693 gene encoding 26S proteasome non-ATPase regulatory subunit 8 homolog A has translation MDPQLTEVSQMFERFKAAFIRKDFDSCANLLSQLKVLLTKFRSLPPLFENTPNSVNEVLLAREIYEHAVVLSVKIEDQDAFERDFFQLKPYYTDAGSRLPPSQQEYLILGLNLLRLLVQNRIAEFHTELELLSATALENPCIKHAVELEQSFMEGAYNRVLSARQNAPHETYVYFMDLLAKTVRDEIAGCSEKAYDYLSINDARQMLLFSSDQELLEYIKEEHPDWEVKNGSVYFQKAKDSAPCKEIPSLQLINQTLSYARELERIV, from the exons atggATCCACAGCTAACTGAAGTGTCGCAGATGTTCGAGCGATTCAAAGCTGCATTCATTAGAAAAGATTTCGATTCATGCGCCAATCTCCTTTCTCAACTcaag GTTTTGCTGACAAAGTTTAGGAGCCTTCCTCCGCTATTTGAAAACACCCCTAATTCGGTTAACGAAGTGCTCTTAGCAA GGGAAATTTACGAACATGCTGTTGTCCTCAGTGTTAAGATTGAGGATCAAGATGCCTTTGAGAGGGACTTTTTCCAGTTGAAGCCCTATTATACGGATGCTGG TAGCCGTCTTCCACCATCCCAGCAAGAGTACCTGATTCTAGGTCTTAATCTCTTGAGACTTCTTGTCCAGAACAGAATTGCTGAGTTCCATACCGAACTGGAACTGCTTTCGGCCACTGCCCTGGAGAATCCTTGCATCAAGCATGCTGTGGAGCTGGAGCAATCCTTCATGGAAGGGGCTTACAATCGTGTCCTGAGTGCTAGACAAAATGCTCCTCATGAAACTTATGTTTATTTCATGGATCTCTTGGCAAAAACAGTGAG AGATGAAATAGCTGGATGCAGTGAGAAGGCATATGATTATCTTTCAATTAACGATGCCCGACAGATGTTACTTTTCTCATCTGATCAAGAACTTTTGGAATACATCAAAGAG GAGCATCCTGACTGGGAGGTGAAGAATGGATCCGTGTATTTCCAGAAGGCTAAAGATTCTGCACCATGTAAGGAGATCCCATCCCTACAACTGATTAACCAAACTCTTAGCTATGCTAGGGAGTTGGAGCGGATTGTGTAG